From Pirellulales bacterium, the proteins below share one genomic window:
- a CDS encoding alpha/beta hydrolase-fold protein, producing the protein MNALRFAMWTVPLFSLAGLGAAADRPRPPARDPHTPGYVAAKELPDGEVPPVDVEGNFIIGPTHKPAPQLIVKPDVPHGAVHNLTMNSADSKIYPGIAREPNTHGTPDPDNPAKMVVTTSHPAPYTRRVAVYVPQQYVPGTTAPFIVGADGPDKLLFTALDNLIAEKKVPVMIGISIGNGRGDAQGSQRGLEYDTMSGLYAEFVETEVLPLVEKQCHVTLTKDPEARATMGCSSGGSCALAMAWYRPDLYHRVLTYSGTYVNQQWPHNPETPHGAWGFHETLIPNSPTKPLRLWLEISDSDLLNPNAMRDGMHDWVLANENMAKVLADKGYHYQFVFARNAVHCDGGVKQQTLPQALEWLWHGHEAAGK; encoded by the coding sequence ATGAACGCCCTAAGATTTGCGATGTGGACCGTTCCGTTATTCTCCTTGGCTGGGCTAGGCGCGGCAGCGGATCGGCCCAGACCTCCGGCGCGCGATCCACACACGCCTGGTTACGTCGCCGCGAAGGAATTGCCCGACGGCGAGGTGCCGCCTGTCGACGTTGAGGGGAACTTCATCATTGGCCCGACGCACAAGCCGGCACCGCAATTGATTGTGAAGCCGGACGTACCGCATGGTGCGGTACACAATCTGACGATGAATTCGGCCGACAGCAAGATTTATCCTGGCATCGCTCGCGAGCCCAATACGCACGGTACGCCGGATCCCGACAACCCGGCGAAGATGGTTGTAACCACGAGCCATCCGGCTCCGTACACGCGCCGGGTGGCGGTGTACGTGCCACAGCAATATGTGCCGGGAACGACCGCTCCTTTTATCGTCGGCGCGGATGGCCCGGACAAACTCTTGTTCACCGCGCTCGATAATCTGATTGCCGAAAAGAAAGTGCCGGTGATGATCGGCATCTCGATCGGCAACGGTCGCGGCGATGCGCAAGGCAGCCAGCGAGGGTTGGAATACGACACGATGTCGGGCCTGTATGCCGAGTTCGTCGAGACCGAGGTGCTGCCGCTGGTGGAAAAGCAGTGCCACGTCACGTTGACGAAAGATCCCGAGGCCCGGGCCACCATGGGTTGCAGCTCGGGCGGCTCCTGCGCGCTGGCCATGGCCTGGTATCGGCCCGATTTGTATCACCGTGTGCTCACGTACTCAGGCACATATGTGAATCAACAATGGCCGCACAATCCCGAGACGCCGCACGGCGCCTGGGGCTTTCATGAGACCTTGATCCCGAACAGTCCGACCAAGCCCCTGCGGCTGTGGCTGGAAATCAGCGATAGCGATCTCTTGAATCCGAATGCCATGCGTGACGGTATGCACGATTGGGTGCTCGCCAACGAAAATATGGCGAAAGTGCTGGCGGATAAAGGCTATCACTATCAATTCGTTTTTGCGCGCAATGCCGTGCATTGCGACGGCGGCGTCAAGCAGCAGACCCTGCCACAGGCCCTTGAATGGTTGTGGCACGGGCACGAGGCCGCTGGAAAGTGA